The following coding sequences lie in one Pseudorasbora parva isolate DD20220531a chromosome 18, ASM2467924v1, whole genome shotgun sequence genomic window:
- the stom gene encoding erythrocyte band 7 integral membrane protein isoform X1, which yields MEDKRETAAMREQERRDRQIDRWCHTIDDTPALENTDSDIGLCGWILVIFSILLTLLTLPLSIWMCIKIVKEYERAIIFRLGRILRGGAKGPGLFFILPCTDSFINVDMRTITFDIPPQEVLTKDSVTVSVDGVVYYRVQNATLAVANITNADAATRLLAQTTLRNVLGTKNLAEILSDREEIAHSMQSTLDDATDDWGIKVERVEIKDVKLPLQLQRAMAAEAEASREARAKVIAAEGEMNASRALKEASLVIAESPSALQLRYLQTLNTIAAEKNSTIIFPLPIDMMQAFLKH from the exons ATGGAAGATAAGAGGGAAACAGCTGCAATGAGAGAGCAAGAAAGGAGGGATCGACAAATAG ATCGATGGTGTCACACAATTGATGATACTCCAG CCTTGGAGAACACAGACAGTGACATTGGCTTGTGTGGATGGATCCTGGTGATTTTCTCCATTCTGCTCACGTTGCTGACCCTGCCTCTTTCCATATGGATGTGCATTAAG ATAGTGAAGGAATATGAAAGAGCAATTATCTTTCGCCTGGGACGCATTTTACGAGGAGGAGCCAAAGGACCAG GTCTTTTCTTCATCTTGCCGTGCACAGACAGCTTTATCAATGTGGATATGCGCACTATCACCTTTGATATTCCCCCTCAGGAG GTTCTGACAAAGGACTCTGTGACAGTGAGTGTAGATGGTGTAGTCTACTACCGTGTTCAAAACGCAACACTGGCAGTGGCCAACATTACCAATGCTGATGCAGCCACTCGTCTGTTGGCACAAACCACCCTAAGGAATGTGCTGGGTACAAAGAACCTGGCAGAGATCCTGTCTGATCGTGAAGAAATCGCCCATAGTATGCAG TCCACGCTAGATGATGCTACAGATGACTGGGGTATTAAAGTGGAACGTGTTGAGATCAAGGATGTGAAACTGCCCCTGCAGCTCCAGAGGGCAATGGCTGCCGAGGCTGAAGCGTCCAGAGAGGCTAGAGCTAAG GTGATAGCCGCAGAGGGAGAAATGAATGCGTCACGGGCACTGAAGGAGGCATCTCTGGTGATCGCAGAGTCTCCCTCAGCTTTGCAGCTGCGCTACCTCCAGACCCTCAACACCATCGCAGCCGAGAAGAATTCCACTATCATTTTCCCTCTGCCCATTGACATGATGCAGGCCTTCCTGAAGCACTGA
- the stom gene encoding erythrocyte band 7 integral membrane protein isoform X2: protein MEDKRETAAMREQERRDRQIALENTDSDIGLCGWILVIFSILLTLLTLPLSIWMCIKIVKEYERAIIFRLGRILRGGAKGPGLFFILPCTDSFINVDMRTITFDIPPQEVLTKDSVTVSVDGVVYYRVQNATLAVANITNADAATRLLAQTTLRNVLGTKNLAEILSDREEIAHSMQSTLDDATDDWGIKVERVEIKDVKLPLQLQRAMAAEAEASREARAKVIAAEGEMNASRALKEASLVIAESPSALQLRYLQTLNTIAAEKNSTIIFPLPIDMMQAFLKH, encoded by the exons ATGGAAGATAAGAGGGAAACAGCTGCAATGAGAGAGCAAGAAAGGAGGGATCGACAAATAG CCTTGGAGAACACAGACAGTGACATTGGCTTGTGTGGATGGATCCTGGTGATTTTCTCCATTCTGCTCACGTTGCTGACCCTGCCTCTTTCCATATGGATGTGCATTAAG ATAGTGAAGGAATATGAAAGAGCAATTATCTTTCGCCTGGGACGCATTTTACGAGGAGGAGCCAAAGGACCAG GTCTTTTCTTCATCTTGCCGTGCACAGACAGCTTTATCAATGTGGATATGCGCACTATCACCTTTGATATTCCCCCTCAGGAG GTTCTGACAAAGGACTCTGTGACAGTGAGTGTAGATGGTGTAGTCTACTACCGTGTTCAAAACGCAACACTGGCAGTGGCCAACATTACCAATGCTGATGCAGCCACTCGTCTGTTGGCACAAACCACCCTAAGGAATGTGCTGGGTACAAAGAACCTGGCAGAGATCCTGTCTGATCGTGAAGAAATCGCCCATAGTATGCAG TCCACGCTAGATGATGCTACAGATGACTGGGGTATTAAAGTGGAACGTGTTGAGATCAAGGATGTGAAACTGCCCCTGCAGCTCCAGAGGGCAATGGCTGCCGAGGCTGAAGCGTCCAGAGAGGCTAGAGCTAAG GTGATAGCCGCAGAGGGAGAAATGAATGCGTCACGGGCACTGAAGGAGGCATCTCTGGTGATCGCAGAGTCTCCCTCAGCTTTGCAGCTGCGCTACCTCCAGACCCTCAACACCATCGCAGCCGAGAAGAATTCCACTATCATTTTCCCTCTGCCCATTGACATGATGCAGGCCTTCCTGAAGCACTGA
- the gsna gene encoding gelsolin a isoform X1 produces MVYHPEFERAGREPGLQVWRIEKFDLVAVPENLYGGFYTGDAYVVLNTIKQRSGNLQYDLHFWLGDFCTQDESGAAAIFTVQMDDYLGGKPIQYREVQGYESKAFLGYFKKGLQYMKGGVASGFKHVVTNEVTVQRVLQVKGRRVVRATEVPVSWDSFNQGDCFILDLGNEIYQWCGSKSNRFEKLKATQLAKGVRDNERSGRARVYVCDEGAEREKMLEVLGEKPDLPEGVSDDIKADASNRKMAKLYKVSDASGDMTIALVAAENPFSQSALESSDCFILDHGSDGKIFVWKGKDANVEERKAAMKTADEFIKKMGYPKHTQVQILPEMGETPLFKQFFKNWRDVDQTDGLGIAYVSNSIAKIEKVPFDASSLHDSPAMAAQHGMIDDGNGEKQIWRIEGADKVPVDPSTYGQFYGGDSYIILYNYRHGGRQGHIIYIWQGKDSSQDEIGASAILGAQLDDELGGGPVQMAGAPITTQVRVVQGKEPAHLMSLFGGQPMVVHSGGTSREGGQTAPAETRLFQVRSNSTGCTRAVEIDAVSSNLNSNDAFVLVTPAASFIWVGRGASDTEKHGAQQLCDILGVSSSELVEGGEDGGFWDALGGKADYRTSARLKDRMNAHPPRLFACSNKTGRFIIEEVPGEMTQEDLATDDVMILDTWDQVFVWIGNEAHDEEKTEAMSSAAQYIATDPANRDSRTPIVKIKQGFEPPTFTGWFLGWDHDYWSTDPLERAMAELEI; encoded by the exons ATGGTGTACCATCCTGAGTTTGAGCGAGCAGGCAGGGAGCCTGGGCTCCAGGTGTGGAGAATTGAGAAGTTTGATTTGGTGGCCGTTCCTGAGAACCTCTATGGAGGATTTTACACTGGTGACGCCTATGTGGTCCTCAACACTATCAAGCAGCGTTCTGGAAACCTACAGTACGACCTCCACTTCTGGCTAG GCGACTTCTGCACACAGGATGAGAGTGGGGCGGCTGCCATTTTCACTGTGCAGATGGATGACTATTTGGGTGGAAAGCCCATCCAGTACCGTGAAGTTCAGGGCTATGAGTCCAAAGCATTCCTGGGGTATTTTAAAAAGGGGCTGCAGTACATG AAAGGTGGAGTTGCATCTGGATTCAAGCATGTTGTCACCAATGAAGTTACAGTGCAGCGGGTGCTACAGGTCAAAGGTCGACGTGTTGTCAGAGCAACAGAAGTGCCAGTCAGCTGGGACAGCTTTAACCAGGGAGACTGCTTCATCCTGGACTTGGGTAAT GAGATCTACCAGTGGTGTGGTTCAAAGAGTAACCgctttgagaagttaaaagctACACAGCTTGCAAAGGGCGTTCGTGACAACGAACGCAGTGGACGCGCACGCGTGTATGTTTGTGATGAAGGGGCTGAACGAGAAAAGATGTTGGAG GTTCTTGGAGAAAAACCAGACCTGCCTGAAGGAGTGTCTGATGATATCAAGGCTGATGCCTCCAACAGGAAGATGGCCAAACTCTACAAG GTGTCTGATGCCAGTGGAGACATGACCATTGCCCTGGTGGCTGCTGAGAACCCCTTCTCCCAGAGTGCACTGGAATCAAGCGACTGTTTCATCCTGGATCATGGCTCAGATGGCAAGATCTTTGTTTGGAAAG gCAAAGATGCCAATGTGGAAGAGAGAAAGGCTGCCATGAAAACAGCAGATGAGTTTATTAAGAAAATGGGTTACCCAAAGCACACACAGGTTCAGATTCTCCCAGAGATGGGCGAGACGCCTCTATTCAAACAGTTCTTCAAAAATTGGCGTGATGTGGACCAGACAGACGGCCTGGGCATTGCTTATGTCTCAAACAGCATCGCTAAGATAGAAAAGGTGCCGTTTGATGCTTCCTCACTGCATGATTCCCCAGCCATGGCGGCCCAACACGGAATGATCGATGATGGCAATGGAGAAAAACAG ATCTGGCGTATTGAAGGAGCAGACAAGGTTCCAGTTGACCCTTCTACTTATGGCCAGTTCTATGGAGGAGACAGTTACATTATCCTGTACAACTACCGCCATGGAGGCAGACAGGGTCACATCATCTACATCTG GCAGGGTAAGGACTCCTCACAAGATGAGATTGGGGCTTCTGCCATCTTGGGCGCCCAACTGGATGATGAGCTTGGAGGTGGACCTGTGCAg ATGGCTGGTGCTCCCATCACCACTCAG gttCGGGTGGTCCAGGGTAAGGAACCTGCTCACCTGATGAGTCTGTTCGGAGGGCAGCCCATGGTGGTGCACAGTGGCGGCACCTCCAGGGAAGGTGGTCAGACGGCACCAGCAGAGACTCGGCTGTTCCAAGTGCGCTCAAACTCCACAGGATGCACACGAGCAGTGGAG ATTGATGCAGTGTCCTCCAATCTGAACTCCAATGATGCCTTTGTCCTGGTGACCCCAGCTGCGTCTTTCATATGGGTGGGACGAGGAGCCAGTGATACAGAGAAACATGGGGCGCAGCAGCTATGTGACATCCTTGGAGTGTCATCCTCTGAGCTGGTTGAAGGAGGAGAGGATG GCGGCTTCTGGGACGCTCTGGGAGGAAAGGCCGATTACCGCACGTCCGCCAGGCTAAAGGACAGGATGAATGCCCACCCGCCACGTCTGTTCGCCTGCTCAAACAAGACTGGCCGTTTCATT ATTGAAGAAGTACCTGGAGAAATGACCCAAGAAGACCTGGCTACAGATGATGTCATGATCCTTGACACCTGGGATCAG GTGTTTGTTTGGATCGGTAATGAAGCTCATGATGAGGAGAAGACCGAGGCGATGTCTTCAG CTGCGCAATACATTGCGACGGACCCAGCCAACCGTGACTCACGTACACCTATTGTGAAGATTAAACAGGGCTTTGAGCCGCCCACTTTCACAGGCTGGTTCCTGGGCTGGGACCATGACTACTGGAGCACTGACCCCCTGGAGCGGGCCATGGCTGAGCTAGAGATCTGA
- the gsna gene encoding gelsolin a isoform X2, with translation MVYHPEFERAGREPGLQVWRIEKFDLVAVPENLYGGFYTGDAYVVLNTIKQRSGNLQYDLHFWLGDFCTQDESGAAAIFTVQMDDYLGGKPIQYREVQGYESKAFLGYFKKGLQYMKGGVASGFKHVVTNEVTVQRVLQVKGRRVVRATEVPVSWDSFNQGDCFILDLGNEIYQWCGSKSNRFEKLKATQLAKGVRDNERSGRARVYVCDEGAEREKMLEVLGEKPDLPEGVSDDIKADASNRKMAKLYKVSDASGDMTIALVAAENPFSQSALESSDCFILDHGSDGKIFVWKGKDANVEERKAAMKTADEFIKKMGYPKHTQVQILPEMGETPLFKQFFKNWRDVDQTDGLGIAYVSNSIAKIEKVPFDASSLHDSPAMAAQHGMIDDGNGEKQIWRIEGADKVPVDPSTYGQFYGGDSYIILYNYRHGGRQGHIIYIWQGKDSSQDEIGASAILGAQLDDELGGGPVQVRVVQGKEPAHLMSLFGGQPMVVHSGGTSREGGQTAPAETRLFQVRSNSTGCTRAVEIDAVSSNLNSNDAFVLVTPAASFIWVGRGASDTEKHGAQQLCDILGVSSSELVEGGEDGGFWDALGGKADYRTSARLKDRMNAHPPRLFACSNKTGRFIIEEVPGEMTQEDLATDDVMILDTWDQVFVWIGNEAHDEEKTEAMSSAAQYIATDPANRDSRTPIVKIKQGFEPPTFTGWFLGWDHDYWSTDPLERAMAELEI, from the exons ATGGTGTACCATCCTGAGTTTGAGCGAGCAGGCAGGGAGCCTGGGCTCCAGGTGTGGAGAATTGAGAAGTTTGATTTGGTGGCCGTTCCTGAGAACCTCTATGGAGGATTTTACACTGGTGACGCCTATGTGGTCCTCAACACTATCAAGCAGCGTTCTGGAAACCTACAGTACGACCTCCACTTCTGGCTAG GCGACTTCTGCACACAGGATGAGAGTGGGGCGGCTGCCATTTTCACTGTGCAGATGGATGACTATTTGGGTGGAAAGCCCATCCAGTACCGTGAAGTTCAGGGCTATGAGTCCAAAGCATTCCTGGGGTATTTTAAAAAGGGGCTGCAGTACATG AAAGGTGGAGTTGCATCTGGATTCAAGCATGTTGTCACCAATGAAGTTACAGTGCAGCGGGTGCTACAGGTCAAAGGTCGACGTGTTGTCAGAGCAACAGAAGTGCCAGTCAGCTGGGACAGCTTTAACCAGGGAGACTGCTTCATCCTGGACTTGGGTAAT GAGATCTACCAGTGGTGTGGTTCAAAGAGTAACCgctttgagaagttaaaagctACACAGCTTGCAAAGGGCGTTCGTGACAACGAACGCAGTGGACGCGCACGCGTGTATGTTTGTGATGAAGGGGCTGAACGAGAAAAGATGTTGGAG GTTCTTGGAGAAAAACCAGACCTGCCTGAAGGAGTGTCTGATGATATCAAGGCTGATGCCTCCAACAGGAAGATGGCCAAACTCTACAAG GTGTCTGATGCCAGTGGAGACATGACCATTGCCCTGGTGGCTGCTGAGAACCCCTTCTCCCAGAGTGCACTGGAATCAAGCGACTGTTTCATCCTGGATCATGGCTCAGATGGCAAGATCTTTGTTTGGAAAG gCAAAGATGCCAATGTGGAAGAGAGAAAGGCTGCCATGAAAACAGCAGATGAGTTTATTAAGAAAATGGGTTACCCAAAGCACACACAGGTTCAGATTCTCCCAGAGATGGGCGAGACGCCTCTATTCAAACAGTTCTTCAAAAATTGGCGTGATGTGGACCAGACAGACGGCCTGGGCATTGCTTATGTCTCAAACAGCATCGCTAAGATAGAAAAGGTGCCGTTTGATGCTTCCTCACTGCATGATTCCCCAGCCATGGCGGCCCAACACGGAATGATCGATGATGGCAATGGAGAAAAACAG ATCTGGCGTATTGAAGGAGCAGACAAGGTTCCAGTTGACCCTTCTACTTATGGCCAGTTCTATGGAGGAGACAGTTACATTATCCTGTACAACTACCGCCATGGAGGCAGACAGGGTCACATCATCTACATCTG GCAGGGTAAGGACTCCTCACAAGATGAGATTGGGGCTTCTGCCATCTTGGGCGCCCAACTGGATGATGAGCTTGGAGGTGGACCTGTGCAg gttCGGGTGGTCCAGGGTAAGGAACCTGCTCACCTGATGAGTCTGTTCGGAGGGCAGCCCATGGTGGTGCACAGTGGCGGCACCTCCAGGGAAGGTGGTCAGACGGCACCAGCAGAGACTCGGCTGTTCCAAGTGCGCTCAAACTCCACAGGATGCACACGAGCAGTGGAG ATTGATGCAGTGTCCTCCAATCTGAACTCCAATGATGCCTTTGTCCTGGTGACCCCAGCTGCGTCTTTCATATGGGTGGGACGAGGAGCCAGTGATACAGAGAAACATGGGGCGCAGCAGCTATGTGACATCCTTGGAGTGTCATCCTCTGAGCTGGTTGAAGGAGGAGAGGATG GCGGCTTCTGGGACGCTCTGGGAGGAAAGGCCGATTACCGCACGTCCGCCAGGCTAAAGGACAGGATGAATGCCCACCCGCCACGTCTGTTCGCCTGCTCAAACAAGACTGGCCGTTTCATT ATTGAAGAAGTACCTGGAGAAATGACCCAAGAAGACCTGGCTACAGATGATGTCATGATCCTTGACACCTGGGATCAG GTGTTTGTTTGGATCGGTAATGAAGCTCATGATGAGGAGAAGACCGAGGCGATGTCTTCAG CTGCGCAATACATTGCGACGGACCCAGCCAACCGTGACTCACGTACACCTATTGTGAAGATTAAACAGGGCTTTGAGCCGCCCACTTTCACAGGCTGGTTCCTGGGCTGGGACCATGACTACTGGAGCACTGACCCCCTGGAGCGGGCCATGGCTGAGCTAGAGATCTGA